A window of Adhaeribacter arboris genomic DNA:
TAACGGGCATGACTTCAAACCAAAAATCATTTCCCTTAGCCATGGGTAAGTTTGAATTTGCGCAGCACGGTAAAAGCCGCGCCTGGGTTTCGGACTTGTTGCCGCATACGGCTAAAATAGTAGATGAGCTCTGCTTTATAAAATCCATGCACACCGAAGCCATTAACCACGACCCGGCCGTTACCTTTATTCAAACGGGTAGTCAGCAAGCCGGCCGGCCAAGTTTTGGCTCGTGGCTGAGTTATGGTTTAGGTAGCGAAAATCAAAATTTACCGGCTTTTGTGGTATTATTATCCCGGGCCAGAGAAGGAGATCAACCGTTGTATGCCAAACTTTGGGGCAATGGATTCTTACCTTCGGAACACCAGGGGGTTATATTCCGATCGGGCGATAATCCCGTTTACTATTTGAACAATCCGGGCGGTATGGATAAAGTAAGCCGCCGCCGCATGCTCGATCATTTGGCCAAGTTGCACCAAGCGCAAGTCAAACACGTACTCGACGAGGAGATAAATTCCCGGATTTCGCAGTACGAAATGGCCTACCGAATGCAAAGTTCGGTACCGGCTACGCTGGATATTAGCAAAGAACCCGAGTACATTTATAGCCTATACGGCGAAGAATCGAAAAAACCCGGCACGTTCGCGGCTAATTGTTTGCTAGCCCGTCGGCTCATTGAAAAAGATGTGCGCTTTGTGCAATTATATCACCAAGGCTGGGATCAGCACGGCAATTTACCGAATGATATAAAATTAATGGCTAAATCCGTGGACCAAGCTTCCGCAGCACTTATTCAAGATTTAAAACAACGCGGCTTACTGGATGAAACTTTGGTCATCTGGGGCGGCGAGTTCGGGCGAACCAATTACTCCCAAGGGAAATTAACGCCTGAGAATTATGGTCGCGATCATCATCCCCGTTGTTATACCATTTTTATGGCCGGTGCCGGAATAAAAAAAGGATTTACTTACGGCGAAACCGATGAATTCGGTTATAATATCGTGAAGAACCCGGTTCATGTGCACGATTTTCAGGCTACGGTTTTGCATTTATTAGGTATTGATCACGAGCAATTAATTTTCAAAAACCAAGGCCGCCGTTACCGCCTGACGGATGTAGCCGGGAAAGTAGTAAAAGATGTTCTGGCTTAAGTAAGAAGTTAAGTTTCTAATTATAAACAAAGAAGTAGGAAATAAATAGTACTTACTTCTTTGTTTATATCTACCTTGAAGATTATTGTTCAGGATTAGTTTAAATTGAATCCATCTTTAAAAAGTAAAAGTGTAGCGGCTTTCCGGGTTATCCAGCTTTGTACTCTGCCGCTGTTTGCCAATGGTTACG
This region includes:
- a CDS encoding DUF1501 domain-containing protein: MCHYHHHQQVASQMNRREFLTRTSLAGVGLAALSSLLPQSVFADTNPKPVLPHFAPKAKRIIYLFQSGGPSQLELFDYKPKLQQLFGQELPASIRGNQRLTGMTSNQKSFPLAMGKFEFAQHGKSRAWVSDLLPHTAKIVDELCFIKSMHTEAINHDPAVTFIQTGSQQAGRPSFGSWLSYGLGSENQNLPAFVVLLSRAREGDQPLYAKLWGNGFLPSEHQGVIFRSGDNPVYYLNNPGGMDKVSRRRMLDHLAKLHQAQVKHVLDEEINSRISQYEMAYRMQSSVPATLDISKEPEYIYSLYGEESKKPGTFAANCLLARRLIEKDVRFVQLYHQGWDQHGNLPNDIKLMAKSVDQASAALIQDLKQRGLLDETLVIWGGEFGRTNYSQGKLTPENYGRDHHPRCYTIFMAGAGIKKGFTYGETDEFGYNIVKNPVHVHDFQATVLHLLGIDHEQLIFKNQGRRYRLTDVAGKVVKDVLA